One stretch of Topomyia yanbarensis strain Yona2022 unplaced genomic scaffold, ASM3024719v1 HiC_scaffold_286, whole genome shotgun sequence DNA includes these proteins:
- the LOC131695103 gene encoding beta-1,3-galactosyltransferase 2-like, whose protein sequence is MEMIGLFLHTKMCYTHFRITHLVFGVIILATIIFYSTLNSRQFDIETKRYHESRHNDTEKFLVPLLANVTHSRKNVQSKIIRRKNCGFFTYLANGCGLPNNISNVFQRLGEASLLTNESTIKIEANSNYIQKIMKLSESQENLSKKRKKIPRNHSTPNETDIPKIVESTVERVVKTKDIYEKGHVNDIGTITNICPDKGSDVNLLILVTSAPTHREQRLSIRQSWGHYGIRRDISIGFVLGRTQDQRIADQLSAENYMYSDLIRGNFVDSYSNLTLKSISLLEWTSINCPNATYLLKTDDDMFINVPKLLQFIETHLTYRRSIFGRLAKKWKPIRNKKSKYYVSPEQYFPPVFPPFTT, encoded by the coding sequence ATGGAAATGATTGGTTTATTTCTCCACACAAAAATGTGCTACACGCATTTTCGAATAACGCATTTGGTTTTTGGTGTAATAATATTGGCGACAATCATATTCTATTCGACACTCAACTCTAGGCAATTTGATATTGAAACTAAACGATATCACGAGTCGCGACATAATGACACGGAAAAATTTTTAGTACCACTACTCGCAAACGTTACACACAGTAGGAAAAACGTACAGAGCAAAATAATTAGACGGAAGAATTGCGGTTTTTTCACATATCTAGCAAATGGATGTGGTTTACCTAACAATATCAGTAATGTttttcaaaggttgggagaagCCAGTTTATTGACGAATGAATCAACAATCAAGATTGAAGCCAATAGTAATTATATACAAAAGATAATGAAGTTATCCGAATCCCAAGAGAATCTTtccaaaaagcgaaaaaaaataccgcgtaatcATTCCACACCCAATGAAACTGATATTCCCAAAATCGTTGAAAGTACAGTGGAGAGAGTAGTAAAGACTAAAGATATTTATGAAAAAGGACATGTGAATGACATCGGCACCATTACGAATATATGTCCAGATAAGGGGTCTGATGTTAATTTGTTGATTCTGGTTACTTCAGCGCCTACCCATAGAGAACAGCGTTTATCTATCAGACAATCCTGGGGGCACTATGGTATACGCCGAGATATATCCATTGGATTTGTGTTAGGCCGCACGCAAGATCAACGTATTGCAGATCAGTTATCGGCAGAGAACTACATGTATAGCGATTTGATAAGAGGCAATTTCGTAGACAGCTATAGCAACCTTACGTTGAAGTCAATTTCTCTATTGGAGTGGACGAGTATAAACTGTCCGAATGCAACATACCTATTGAAAACAGATGATGACATGTTCATAAACGTACCAAAGTTATTGCAGTTTATAGAAACTCACCTAACCTATAGGCGCTCTATTTTCGGACGTTTGgcaaaaaaatggaaaccaatcCGAAATAAAAAGTCTAAATACTACGTCAGTCCAGAACAGTATTTTCCGCCTGTATTTCCTCCATTCACAACTG